From the genome of Triticum aestivum cultivar Chinese Spring chromosome 1A, IWGSC CS RefSeq v2.1, whole genome shotgun sequence:
CATTGCTTCCGCATTGAGGCCAGAATATGGGTCTTCGGCAGGCATTGCGGGCGTGGTCGAAGGGGACTCCTGGCCTCCGTTGAAGGTGGAGTCGTCGGAGCTCAAGGTCGGCTGAAGAAATGGGGTCGATCCGTAGATTGGATCGAGGAAAAGCTCCAGAGCAGGCACATCGAGGCCCATGGGGGTGCGGGGAGAGGCCGCGAATCTGGCAAAGGCCAGATTGCCTCGGGCGTCCGCAACGTACTCCAAATTGTCGGATCAAATCCGGTGCTCAAGGGAGAAGTTGTTGATTTGGTCCAGATGACTAGTTGCGTTGGCATGCAGCACGATGCTGCCAAACACGAAGAGTTGGCGGGGGACAAAGAGGTCCTCGGAGCTAACACCCTCTCCGATGatcaggcgagccattgatccttcggCGATCcaacagcagaactctcaatgaaagcaccaatgtcggtgtcaaaatcagcaGATCTTGGGTAGAGGGTTCCGTGCTGTGGATTtaggatcgatggggaacaagggacgatgaacacggtgtttaccaaggttcgggccctctcgaagaggtaaaaccctacatcctgcttgattttaTTTAATGTATGATGtggttacagagtagatctacctcgagatcaggcgAGCTAAACCCTAAGTTGATGGGGTAATGGATGTTGCCCTATCTCTAAAGACTAAAACcccctagtttatatagacaccagtaaGGTTAGGGTTACAAGtgatcggttacaaggaaggaaagatCCGGCCTAATCTTGACTTGCAGGGCACACCACGACTCCGAAGACTTCCTATCTAGCCACGGATCCGCACTCTAGCTCGGCCTCAtagtggcccatcagtccggcccatatacAGTAGGCCAGCGGCCCAAGGAccccttagagcaactctagcagaccccacaaAACGCATGAAACTGTAAAATAACCGCCAGTTTACAGTTTTAGGCGAAAAAATGACCAGAATAGAACCTGTAAACCACCCCAACCCGTAAAAAAATTTAAGGGCCACGGAAAAAATCCCGGCCAAacccgtgaaaataaggatttcggAGACGACCTGAGGACGACCTGTATACGTTGGCGGGAGTCCAACTGCCAGCGGAAACTTCATGGCTCGCTCCCCGCCGTCCATCCCTGGTCGCCGCCCGCCCATCCCTGTCCGCCTCTCGCCCGCCCCGGCCATCGCACTCGCCGGCCGTCCGCCCAGGCCGCTGCGCAGGCCCATCGTCCACCCGGTCGTCCATTGTGCAGGCCCGTCATCCTCCCGGTTGTCCATTGCACCGGCCCGTCGTTCACCCCAGCCGCCCACGGCTCTCCCGACGGAGGagctagcttgctagctagctGAATCGAATCGAGTCGaatgtagctagctagctagctctggaTGAATGGATGCACGTCTAGCTAGCTCGCTATGGCGAATGGAGGAGTCCGGCCGCCGCCCGCGCAACCACGATCGCCCTGgcctgcgcccgcgccgccgcggccgctcTGGCCTCCGCCCGCGCGCCGTGGCCGCCCTGCGTCTTCCTCGCATGCCCGTCCGTCGGCGTCCACCTTGCATCTTCTTTGCCCCCCTGTCCGCGATTTCAAATTGGCTTGAGGAAGAGGACgaccagaaaaagaaaaagatcagTTGTGGACCTGTTCGATATATTCAGAGAGTATTCTCTTTTACGGGTTGATTATACAGGGTCTGTTTCACCGCAGCAAAAATTGGCCCTGAAAACACGTTTTTCTCAACCCGTAAAACACTTATACGGGTTGCAGTTTTAAGGggttgataacccataagtataggggatcgcaacagttttcgataagtaagagtgtcgaacccaacgaggagctaaaggtagaacaaatattccctcaagttctatcgaccaccgatacaactctacgcatgcttgacgttcgctttacctagaacaggtatgaaactagaagtactttgtaggtgttgttggataggtttgcaagataataaagagtacgtaaataaaaagtgggggctgtttagataaagaaacaataaagtaaatatagcgagtgtgaaaaagtggtgctaggagttgtggaattgcccctaagcaattgactactttactagaccgatagcaagtattatgtgggagaggccactgctagcatgtcatccctgacttggaattctatgcacttgtgattggaactattagcaagcatttgcaactactaacgttcattaaggtaaaacccaaccatagcattaagataaattggtcccccttcaatcccatatgcatcaatttctatgctaggttgaagcttctgtcactcttgccctccaatacatagtcctatcaacatacaactaaccctagggtgtgatccacgcgcgcaatcatatgatgggcaccaaaggacggcAACATAAccgcaagcaaattaaatcaatcatagcaattcatcaaccaccgataggacaacaaaaatctactcagacatcataggatggcaacacatcattggataataatatgaagcataaagcaccatcttcaagtagagggtacagcgggttgcgggagagtggaccgctgtagatagaggggggaaggtgatggagatgttggtgaagatggtggaggtgttggagtagatggcggtgatgatgatgatggccacggcagcgttccggcgccaccggaagagaaggggagaggggggcccttcgtcttcttcttccttgacctcctccctagatgggagaagggtttcccctctggtccttggcctccatggcatgggaggagcgagagcccctccgagattggatctgtctctctgtctctctctgtttctgcgttctcagattcttccctttcaccgtttcttatattcccggagatccgtaactccgattgggctgaaattttaacacgatctctatccgaatattggctttcttgcggagaaagaagggctccaaccgccttacggggtggccacgagggtcaggggcgcgcttgacaccctggggcgcgcccccctacctcgtgccctcctcgggcaccgtctcgcgatgattccacttcccaaaattcataaatattccaaaataaatcttcgtcagtttttattccgtttggactccgtttggtatgggttttctgcgaaacaaaaaacatgcaacaaacaggaactggcactgggcactggatcaatatgttagtcccaaaaatagtataaaaagttgccaaaagtatatgaaagttgtagaatattggcatggaacaatcaaaaattatagatacgacggagacgtatcaggggtctactagagatgctcttaatccagtactccctcagtagcctcacCGGGGAAGGGCTTATGCTCCTCGTCGTCCGAGGAGATGGGCCCCAGTTTCATCTGGGAGGGAGCGGTCAACACCGTCATTGGTATTCATGTAGTTGGCAGAAAAAACATCCTACATTTTGTTATGTAGAGAGTATGAACTAACTAGACTAACATCCTACATTTTTTTATGTAAtgaaatataagacgtttttttgtgtatttagctAAAAAAATGTTCTACAGTTTGTTATGGAGTATGTATGAACTAACTAGTCCGGAGCTTGTAAACAAGAAAATGCTGAAGTGCGCACCGTCGCGCACACAACCATTGTGATTTGCTACCTCAAAAAAACATTGTGATTTGCATATTTGCAAAAAGCTCACAACAATCTTAATAAGAGAAAAAAACATTTGTGCAGCTTGTTGTGTGCGAACGAACTCCTCCCTTTTCGCCTCCTCGACCGTCTCCTACCTTTTTTTGAAGCTCAACACCCTTCGGCTATTTATTCAACAGGCGCAAGCATGTCTGACTGAACGATCTCAGCCAGCCAGCCAGGGATTACATCAAAAGTTTTAACAAAACTATGAATAACTAAAGCTTTCCTAGCTAAACGGTGAGTCGCTTTATTAGTACAGCGACTAGAAAACCGTAGCTTGAATCCCTGGAGAAGATTACTCATATCCTTCATCTCACATGGAATGTGATAACCAGTGGACTTCTGTGGTGATTCCCAAAGGTGCTGAATCTGTTGACAGTCAGTCTCAAGTACCACTTGTTCAAGTCCCATATCTAGGGCATACCCATCGCATCACGGAAGCCAAGATCTCAATGGACAGGGGATCAGTTACTCCGTCATAACGGATACAGTCTGCTCTCAAACAAACCCCTTGGTTGTTTCGAGCAATAATACCTGCCCCTCCTGTATTCCTTCCTGGATTAGTTGCCCCATCTGTATTAATCTTGATCCAGCCGTCCTCCGGTGCATGCCATTTTTGCACAATCTCACTATGAACTTGCCCATTTGGTGGCAGCTCTAGAGCACGTACAATCTCCTCTATGATGATCATTGACTGGAGCGGTTGGTACTCCTTTTCCCCATGTGTATACTTGTTTCATGAGTGCCAAATTGCCCACATCAAAGTGATCATCATCGCAGCATCATCGCATTTTATAAGCTGATGGTCAAGCATATCTCGCGACCATGTCCTCGGATTCAGTTTGGACTGCTGTATGTCAAAGTAACAAGTTGCCGCCTCCCAGAAAACCTTTGCATGATCGCACTCTAGCGGGCTGTGGAATAAGGATTCATGATCATGCCCGCACATAGGGCAGTGTGATAAGGTCCTGACATGTCGCCGCTGCAATTTGCCATAACACGGCAGAAATCCCTTGACCACACGCCACCAGAAAACTCTAATCTTTGGGAGAACATTAATCTTCCACAATGATCTCCATGTCTCCTCATCTCCATTAGAGGTCGAAGCTATTATTGTGTCCCTTAATTTCGTGTCCATCCTTTCTCTGTACGCCGAGCGCATAGAAAAGATTCCAGATTTCTCCCACGCCCATGCCCATATGTCAGCCCCTGCTCTTCGAGGCCTAGGCATACGTAGGATTGCGTCCGCATCAGGGGGTAAAACACTTCTCGGATGAGTTCCGAGTCCCACCTGTTTGACACAGGGTCAATTAAGTCTGAGACCAACTATACCGAGTTTGCAGCACGGGCGCCCATTGGCTTCATTGATGTTTTTCCTTCTATCCACTGGTCATGTCAAACCTCGGTCGTTGTTCCATCTCCTACACGCCGAATGAGCCCCTGCTTGAGCATCTCTCTACCTTTGATTATTGCCTGCCATGTTTTCGATGCACCTTTCGGACATCCAGCCGTGAGGAAATCTTCATTGGGGTAATATCTTCCCTTGAGCACTCTAGCACACAAGCTATTTGGGTTCTCAAGGAGCCGCCAGGCTTGTTTAGCTAACATCGCATCATTGAACATCTCAAGATCCCTAAAACCGAGACCTCCTTTCGACTTGGCAATACACATCTTATCCCAAGACTGCCAATGCATTCCTCTTTGGTCAAGTGATCCAGCCCACCAATAGCGTGACATATTTGTCGCCGGTTTCTTGCATAAGCCTTTTGTGAGTTTGAAACAACTCATAGAGTAGGCTGGTAAAGCTTGGACCACCGATTTCAAGAGGACTTCCTTTGCCGCACATGGCATCTTCCTTTCACACCAACCTTGCACCTTCGCCCGGGAGCGTTCATTTATGTGTTCAAATTGTTGCTCTGTAATTCTTCCTGCCGCTGTGGGGAGGCCAAGGTACTTTTCAGACATAGCTTCTCTTTGTATATTTAGAGCAGCTTTGACACCTCTTCTCATGGAGGCACCACAATTGGGGCTAAAATATACCGAGCTTTTCATCTTGTTTGCACTCTGGCCCGAGCCCACACTACACTGTTCTAAGATCTCATTCAGTCTCATGGCACTCCGACCATCTGCTTTTATAAAAATCAAGCAATCGTCAGGAAACAATAGGTGGGAAATCCATGGAGCAGAGAAGTTTACACGTATTCCCCTATCGATCCACCCTCCATCATAATTCTGCATCATACAAGATAATCCTTCTCCGCATAGCAAGAATAGATAGGGGGATACTAGGCAACCTTAACGTAACCCTCTTGAAGGGTTGAACGCAGGCAAAAGCTCGCCATCAACTTTTACTTGGAAGCTGACAGTGTTAACACACCGCATCACTAATGATATCCAGGCCTCATCAAAACCAAGTTGTTGCATTATTCCTTGCAAATACGCCCACTCAACTCagtcatatgctttgatcatatcaatcttgactGCACACCATCCTTGTTTACCTGTCTTCTTTCTCATAGCATGAATGCACTCGTAAGATACAAGGACGTTGTCGGTAATAAGTCGTCCGGGAACAAAAGCACTCTGCTCTTCTGAAATTATCTCATCAAGAATCTCCCGTAAACGATTAGCCAACACTTTGGAGCAAAGTTTATACAACACATTACAGAGGGAAATTGGCCTATACTGAGTGATGTTTTGCGGATTTTTCACCTTTGGTATAAGGACAATTACTGTGTTGTTCACCGAGTCAGACATAAGGCCACCATTCAGAAAACCCAGAACTGCCGCAGTGACATCCGGTCCAATCAACTCCCAGTGTCGCTGGTAGAAACCCACGTGGAATCCATCACAACCAGGCGCCTTAGTAGGTCCCATAGCAAATAGAGCTGCCTTCACCTCCTCTTCGACGAACGGTCTCGTCAATCGCTCGTTCATAAACTTTGTTATTTTATGTGGTACATGGTGAAGAACTGCATCAATATTGGTATGTTCCTGAGCTGTGTACAGGCTTGTATAAAACTATTGTACCTCTGCATGTATATCTTCCTTTGTCTCACAGACTAAGCCATCTGCAGCCTGTAGACTACATATCATGTTTCTACTCTTGCGTGCAGCAGCACGCGCCTGAAAGAAACCAGTGTTACGATCTCCTGCCTTGAGCCAGTCAGCTCTAGACCTCTGACGAGCCATCAGCTCCTCTTTGTGAAGTAACTCAGACAGTTGTCGAGAAAGGTTTATCTCTTTGCATGTTGGGCCTCTAAACAGAGAGTTCGCTCTCTCCTTTTCATACTCCTTCCGAaccttctttatcttcttcttcacatccccaaacttttttGATTTCCAGTCCGTGAGTTGAACTTGCATGTTCATTAGAGCATCATTTATGCCTTGCAGCCCTTCGACTCCTGCGCCCGTTCGCCACCCATGCATAACAGCGGCATCGTATGTTTCCTCCCTTTGCCATGCTTCTTCATACATGAAGCGGTGACGTCGTACTCCCGCTTCTCGCACTAAGCTCTTCAACTTAATTGCAAGCATACAATGATCAGACTTTGGAGATAAAATATGGCGGGCGAATGAAACTGGGTATAAGCCCATTATCGCTGGGTTTGCCATGTATCTATCCAAGCGAACTTTAACATTTGAGTCGCCTTGCTGCATATTGTCCCAAGTGAAAGGAACACCCTGGAACCCAGGTCGTGGAAATCACATGCATCAAGACACTCTCGAAAACCATCCATTTGCCACTCCGGGCGATCATGTACACCAAAAAACTCTGAGTTATCCACAATTTCATTAAAATCACCCCCGCAGAGCCATGGGGCGTCACTCTGAGTGTTGAGCCAACGCAATAGTTCCCAACTCTCGGCGCGCTCACTTCGTCTTGCTTTTGCATAGAAACCAGTAAACCACCACAACTTTCGATCACCCATCACATTCCTCACCATTACATCTATGTGTTGGTCAGAGAAATTGTTTAGGGTCACATCCACTTCTTTTGACCAGAACAAAGCCAGGCCACCACTTAGTCCATTGCTGCTAACTGGATAGCAGCCCTCAAAACCTAACCGTGACGTCAAATCACTGACTCTCCTTCCCTCGATCTTCGTCTCACACAAGAAGACCAAGGCGGGCACTTCTTGCTTCACTAGGTTGTGAAGCTCTCGAACTGTCTCCGGGTTCCCAAGCCCGCGACAGTTCCACGATAGGCAATTCATTGTGACCCGCGGGGCTGGTTCGCATCCTCCGCCGGTGTGTGAGCAGCATCCTCTACTGCTTTCTTTTTCTTTGAGTCCCTACTGTCATCCCTCAACCCCGATGATTCTTGCTCCTCGCTCTGCCTCTTCCTGTTTAAGGTGTCCTGGTCTTGCAGAAGAAGAACATTCTCCTTGGGCACATTCATATTCGTGGTATTGTCCATTACTACGCGACAGTAGACAATATTATTCCCACGGCCAGTGCGCCGACCACCCCGGTCATTTCCACCTCGGCCTCTTGCATTAAACTGGTACACAGTTTGTTTCACTGTACCCGCTGCTGGTTTTTCTGGCGAGGTCACCTCGATTCCTGGCTCAACCTCCTCACCCGCATATCATCTTCCTTGTGCTTGCCACCCTCTCTCGGCCCTTCAGTTTTGTATGCAAGAGCGTTGCCCCAGCTTCTGTTATGGTTGAAAGTATATCTAAGAGCCTCACGGTATGGCGGTCGTCCAAACTCATCTCTCCCCGCTGGCGTGGGACACATCAGTTCAGCATGCCCCAACAACCCGCAGAAGAAGCAAAAATACGGTAAACCTTCATACTGGATGTCGAAAAATTCAGTTTCCTTTGATCTCGCCTTTTCCAATTGAACCCACCGCATCAGTGGTTCATCAACTCTGATCCAAACTCTGAACCTTAAACAGTCTCCAAAGGCAAATCCCTTCGCGTCAGCATCCAGAGCCACCACATTGCCAACCATACTAGCAATGCGTTCTGGCCACGGTGGGCATAGCATGTTGAAAGGTAGATTGATCACCCGCACCCAAATCTTGAGTTTTTCAAACTTAAGCTCCGACGGACGTGATCTGATGTTGAACCTCTCCAATACAACACAGTGCTTTCCAACTATCCATGGACCCTCATCTAGGATCCGATCACAATCCCTTTTGTTCTCAAAGTTTGCTACAAACACATTATCTCCTGATGGTCTAAAACTCagccccttagggtttccccaagCTGGTCTAAGGGCATCCCCAATGGTGTTAACATGTAGGACTTTCCTGTACAGCACCTTACTGATCAACGCAAACAGATCCCCATCTGCCGTATCGTCCTCCTCGTCGATCACTAGCTTTGCCTTCTCTGTCTCCGTCAGATTGAGCATGTCCATCATCTGTTCTaccgtctccctctccctccccatgtTCCTCCTGTTTCCCGTGGCACTTGATTCCGCCATGTTCGCCCGACTCACCAAATCCGATCTCCTTCTCACCGGGCCCGCCAAGGGTGGGCAGGGACATCAAGGGCGTGTTTGGATGACTGCCTCGCACCTGGCTCGCACCCGCGATGCAAATTTCAGCGTCATTGGTTACCTGTGGCGCCTCCTCAGCCAGGCCCGATCCGTGCAAAATGAGCCCTCTCAGCCAGGCTGAGGGGAACGCAGGAATCGGACGTATTCGGGAACCAGGCCCGCGCCTGCACCCATGCCTCGACTGCAACCTCTCGTTCTCTTTCCTCTCTTTCTCTCACGCATCGAGTCGAAAAAACTAACCCACCGTCGTGGCCACCGCCGTCTGAGCCCCCGCATGCATAGTTCGGAGCTCCCTCGCCCGCCACCGGTCCAATCCCAGTCGCCGGCGCTCGTCGGCGCCCACGCCGGGCGCTCGCCTAAAGGCCTCGACAACGTCGGTTTCCGCAGCCGCCTCAACGCCGCCGAACTCCTCCATACCCGCGCGCACCTTGCCCTGCGACGAGCTCGCCGGATCTCGCCCCGCCCCGGCCTAATCTTCGTCGGCGGCCATCCTCCACACCCACGCCAGGCCCTGTGGATAAGCTTGTTGTGCCACCCGCCATCGATCGAGAGAAAATAGGGAGGAAATGAGCATCTGGCGCTGCGAGAACTACCCATCTGGCGCCGCGTTTCTCCGCTGTTTGAGCTTTGGTAGGTTCAGGTTTCAGTTCAGGCTTTGATTGACTTGGAATTTTTGTGCTACATGAAACGACAGTGCTGTACACGCAATATCTGGCGCATGATTTGTGCGCGACCTGATTAGAAGCCACAGATACTAGGCGATCCAATGTTAAATAAAATTGAAAGTTGAGCtttggttcagattttagttcagGCTTGTTTTGGTTgttgttttggttcagattttagttcagGCTTGTTTTGGTTGTTGTTTTTGTCCATGGGACGATCTAATTGGTCCAATTGGAATGATTAAAATTAGAAGAGAAAAGTTCACATAGAATTTAGCTCAAATGCAGCTACCAAACATCTGTTGTATGTAGCATCTCTCGTGCACCCATATCATGCAGCCTACCAAACACACATCTCAGCTCATCTTTGCATGAGCTCAACCAGGCCACACTCACCCAGAATCCTCCATGGGATGCAGGCTAGAGTTacccaggcaaccaaacacgccccaaaGTCCCCCCTTAGTCACCCCGAACAGACCTACCGAGAGAGAGGGCATCGGAGCACCGAGAGAGCCGGCGTTCAGAAACCCTACCTCGCGCCCCGGGGAGCCTTCAAGATCGCCCGTGCGCCGCCTCGTCACTCGAAACCCTAGGTAGCGTTTCGGGACTTCTGTCCTGACCGTCTCCTACCTGGACTGCACTCTCGTAGACTCAGTTCAATTGATTTTTCCCATGGCTGAAGAAGACCGACTCGGCCAGGAGCCCGACTCCTCTTCCCTTTCAGCTCGAGCGCCCAAGAAGGAAACTGGAGTAGTATAAAGGTAAGCCAATCCCCTCGACTTCCACCTCACATCGCACCACGAGACCACGAGATTCAGCAGCGAATCGAATCGAGCATCTCGAATCCGCGTTCCCATGGCGAGCTCCGATCCGAGCGGGAAGAAGGACTACTCGACGGCGATTCTCGAGAGGAAGAAGTCGCCGAACCGGCTGGTGGTCGACGAGGCCGCCAAAtccaatgacgacaactccatcgTCGCTCTGCACCCGGACACGGTGGATATGCTGCAGCTCTTCCGTGGAGACACCGTCCTGATCAAGGGCAAGAAGCGAAAAGACACGGTCTGCATTATGCTTCCGGATGACACATGTGACAAGACCAAGATCAGGATGAACAAGGTCGTCAGGAAGAACTTGAGGGTGCGGTTAGGTGATGTAGTTTCTGTTCATCAGTGCCCAGACGTCAAATATGGAAATCGTGTGCACATCCTTCCCGTTGATGACACGGTCGAAGGGATCACTGGAAACCTGTTTGATGCCTTCTTGAAACCATACTTCCTTGAAGCCTATCGCCCTCTTAGAAAAGGAGACCTTTTCCTTGTGAGAGGTGGCATGACAAGTGTGGAATTCAAGGTCATAGAGACTGACCCTGCAGAGTATTGCGTCGTTGCACCTGACACGGAGATATTCTGTGATGGTGAGCCTATCAAGAGGGAGGATGAGGAGAAGCTGGACGACGTTGGCTACGACGATGTTGGTGGAGCTCGCAAGCCGATGGCCCAAATCAGAGAACTGGTTGAGCTCCCGCTGCGCCATCCTCAGCTGTTCAAGTCCATCGGCGTGAAGCCTCCCAAGGGCATCTTGCTGTATGGGCCACCTGGGACCGGCAAAACCCTCATTGCCAGGGCTGTGGCTAATGAAACAGGTGCCTTCTTTTTCCTGATTAATGGCCCAGAGATTATGTCAAAGTTGGCTGGAGAAAGTGAGAGCAATCTCAGAAAGGCATTTGAAGAGGCTGAGAAGAATGCGCCGGCCATCATCTTCATCGATGAGATTGATTCCATAGCCCCAAAGAGAGAAAAGACCAATGGAGAAGTCGAAAGGCGTATTGTTTCGCAGCTGCTCACTCTTATGGATGGGCTTAAAGCTCGTGCACATGTTATTGTTATGGGTGCTACCAACCGCCCAAATAGCATTGATCCGGCTCTCAGAAGATTTGGAAGGTTTGACAGAGAGATCGACATTGGAGTCCCTGATGAAGTTGGACGGCTTGAGGTTCTCCGGATTCACACTAAAAACATGAAACTAGCTGAAGATGTTGAACTGGAGCATGTTTCTAGAGACACGCATGGCTATGTCGGTGCTGATCTCGCTGCCCTTTGTACCGAGGCCGCTCTCCAGTGCATTCGTGAGAAGATGGATGTTATAGACCTCGAGGACGATACCATTGATGCAAAGATACTGAATTCTATGGCTGTCACAAACGACCATTT
Proteins encoded in this window:
- the LOC123053108 gene encoding cell division control protein 48 homolog E, yielding MASSDPSGKKDYSTAILERKKSPNRLVVDEAAKSNDDNSIVALHPDTVDMLQLFRGDTVLIKGKKRKDTVCIMLPDDTCDKTKIRMNKVVRKNLRVRLGDVVSVHQCPDVKYGNRVHILPVDDTVEGITGNLFDAFLKPYFLEAYRPLRKGDLFLVRGGMTSVEFKVIETDPAEYCVVAPDTEIFCDGEPIKREDEEKLDDVGYDDVGGARKPMAQIRELVELPLRHPQLFKSIGVKPPKGILLYGPPGTGKTLIARAVANETGAFFFLINGPEIMSKLAGESESNLRKAFEEAEKNAPAIIFIDEIDSIAPKREKTNGEVERRIVSQLLTLMDGLKARAHVIVMGATNRPNSIDPALRRFGRFDREIDIGVPDEVGRLEVLRIHTKNMKLAEDVELEHVSRDTHGYVGADLAALCTEAALQCIREKMDVIDLEDDTIDAKILNSMAVTNDHFKIALGTSNPSALRETVVEVPNVSWEDIGGLEGVKRELQETVQYPVEHPEKFEKFGMSPSKGVLFYGPPGCGKTLLAKAIANECQANFISIKGPELLTMWFGESEANVREIFDKARGSAPCVLFFDELDSIATQRGNSVGDAGGAADRVLNQLLTEMDGMNAKKTVFIIGATNRPDIIDPALLRPGRLDQLIYIPLPDVESRLQIFRACLRKSPVAKDVDLNELAKYTQGFSGADITEICQRACKYAIRENIEKDMEKERRRKENPEAMEEDVVDEIAEIKAAHFEESMRYARRSVSDADIRKYQAFAQTLQQSRGFGSEFRFPDQPAGSATPATDPFASTASAAEEDDLYS